One Vicia villosa cultivar HV-30 ecotype Madison, WI linkage group LG5, Vvil1.0, whole genome shotgun sequence genomic window, cctttctaggcagttttgtttaaaacattccgcatcctctataggaatctttctaggtagttttgtttaaaatgtctcatgtcctttataggaacctttttaggtaattttgtttaaaatgtttcatgtcctttataggaatctgtttaggtagttttgtttaaaacatctcacgacctttataggaactttCCCAGATAGTTATGTCTAAAAACATTTCATACCCTTTATAGGAATTTTTTtagattagttttgtttaaaacatatcgttccctttataggaatctttctagatagttttgtttaaaacatgtcgttccctttataggaatctttctagatagttttgtttaaaatgtatcgttccctttataggaacctctctaggtaaatcttgtttaagatatctcgtaTCCTATCTAGGAGCCTTCCcaagtgagtcttgtgtaagacgtattacatccttttcaaaaaaaacttttctaggttagtcttgtgtaggacatatcatacctttctaggtaatactgtttaagacgttttcgtttcctttccaggaacctctttaggttaatcttgtttaagatatctcatCTCCGTCCAagtgaatcttgtttaagacacatcTCAGCCTATCTAGGACAGTCTTGTTAAAGACACACcctgcctttctaggtagctttcttaaaatatttatccaatcttttctaagatacacCTAGTTCTTTTATAagactcctcagttagtcttctccaaggcaTCCTTCCTAAGtgttgttcaaagcctaagcttctccgCGTCAACCTTCAATACACCCTattcaggaatctcttcaggtaaccttatgcaaatggatggcatctataagcccatctcccacagatctCCTTTCCTATGcaagcaaattttagggcattttagtgtccaatcgtcttctacctcttcaggttcaagaagattgaacatgggcagctgtcataccccaaaattttccctcccatattccattcacaatgatgcaAAGCTCAGGGTTCAGTCCCAAAGACCACTCACTCCACAGTCCAGaggatccacagtcaactggtttgacctaaaagtcaaccatcactagagcatagtcaaagcttcccaattttggtcaacatctagtatgtgaagtacaaccatcatttgatcaaagattgatcatgattccattaatagaaactcagagatgaacaaatacacaaaggttcaaattagggtttcttaggagaaagtcaacccaactttgactgggcataactttcacatggaacatcaaaatttccccactcaaagcctattttgaaggaaattggattctctacaactttgtctctcacaagccagggctagaaatgattcatttgagagatacagtgcaaaagattacaggtccttttcaggcatccttcaaaagcagttttttcccaagaaggatatgatcaagataaaagctccaaatggaaaatatattccgaaggggcttgtagaggacctcttgaggtttccaaaaagtattagaactccctcatagcttaaaaattgagtgagatatgattggtcaaagttgggcgatttgtgaggaccaaatgtgaaataaaggaggtctaagttggatttcttgcaaatgggcctatattccatgactcaaacttggtccacaagctacccaaaccatatgccacgaattttatcactttattgaattttacacaattttatttcatttaaaattgatttttatgatttaaataagtggGGAATCAAATAATCttgatagaaaatatatttttatgattttcaatTATCATTAATGATAAAATATAGTATATTTTCGTGGCAAGTTAATAGAAAGGAGATTGATGCAATTTTGGCCAAATATGGTAGCTTAGGATTCAAGAATAAAGATCAATTTCTCAAACATGGCAAAGTTGGATTTAGTGAGCATTGGGCTTCAAATACTTGACCTAATACAAGCCTATAAATATCTGAAGCTATGCACACGAATAGGGGTTAAAAAGTTGGTTCAGAGGGGCACGCATAAGAACAAGAAATTTGCAAAAAATTTGAGATTCGGATCCTGAGAATTCAGAGGATTGAACGACTTTTGAAGGGTGTAAAAGCTTCCTTATGGCATTCTGAAGGTGATTGGGTACTAGCATAGCATCAGCACCCCCAGAGTTATCTCaattttgtcaaagtaagtcgctTCAAACTTTGAATCGATTAGCATGTTATAGTCACTTTCATATCGCTTTGATCATATATTCTGGTTTGttttgatgtgttgattgtttctGGACCGATTGTGTGGAGTTTGAATGCTTTAATCACGTTTCGCCATTGGAGGCCGTTTGGGGTTTTAGGGTTTTCATTTGGGGCTTTTAGGTTAGAGGTGAAATTAGGACCAATTGAACGTGTGGCTAGGTTCGTGTGGTTCATGCGAGGAGAACGGGGAGGTCGCGATAGATTTATGCATTGTGTATGACCTGTTCGTTATTTCTTCAGAACACGTTTGCTACGAACAAGGTActagcaaaatcgtagcaaaaATTGTGCAGGTTTCTTGGGTTtaatggagaagatgatgatgtgtcgTTATAACACTGGCCGGTTTGAATCTTGGCGCGCGTGTATTATGTttatttccaatttttttatgTATTGAGTTGCGCGCGTTTGTTTAACACATTGTGTGTTTGGTTGAGTTGGTAAGCCATGGTTTGACCTAGGGGgcgtgggttcgatacccagctccCTCATATTTTTTTCTGAGTTTCCAATCATAATCCTATGCGCCCATAACCTCTATAGCTCACCATACGACCTCAGATCTAGACCCTTAGATCTCCTCCCAGCTTAGATCTAACGCCCAGCAATTGGCCCTCATACCATGTACCATATTAACAACCATACTAAATCAAAATCCTaacaaactaaaataattttaattaaatatttgttttaattaattcttttaatatattatttatatattaataattatttttataaataaaaattaatatgtgatatttatattaaaatgccaatttgttgttcgtgccgattaaatcgattgatcgctatgggcaataataattttaattaaaatgtttatttaattaaaataaaatacaaataatttctatttagttaaatggttgcaactattttattagttgtgataaTTAACTTTCCTATTTTCTAAattccaatttgttattatttgtaatcgtgttaatcggttatgaggggtaacaatacaaaataaaattcacaaaaaataataaaaataattcattattagtgataatcgaatcaatcgatttgaattggtaatggtacaaaaccccctaatcttttgactatggtgatcaaacctattgatcattgcggttaattgtgccaaatcagggttgtacgcccagaacatctaaaacaacttcaaaacattttttttcaaacctcaaactccaaatacagatgtttatctacgataggctattcaaagccttcaaaccttcaaaccaaatttcaaaccttaagggcgtacaacccgtcccccgaactacgtagactctgatcctccataaggaggtacgtaggcacttggcaacaaggcgagtccccctccctaaaaatctcaatttttcccctattcaattccttagccataaacctttatctttgaatgttagcctttaggaaagggttgagggtgcctaacaccttccctcgacctgaatatagtatcttaccctgatctctatactgcgtagggtttcctattcgcccttcagaataggtggcgactctaaaagtctatttttagggcaggttgctacagtcttgccagatcatgttctgatgttgcatgctgaaccttctgagtcaaagcttctgagcgctgatttatgcatactctttatatatttcctgaaaaggaaattgcattggattagagtaccatattatcttaagcaaaattcatattattgttatcatcaaaactaagataattgatcagaacaaatcttgttctaacactttttccacaaggcccattacacaagccaacttaataaacaagctaacttaacaaattaggctttaaacactaaaacctaatttaacatgctaacaaccctagcatcttcgactcaagcatgtgaacaaccttcgacttcatgcttaatcctgttgaaccaagaagctacccttcgaccatactagagttcgatccaatatctcacaaacttAGTGTTTGATCACAAAAGGATTGTTCTTGTTGATCTTGTTAGTCTTGTACAAGTCCTAACAATAGTGAAAATCTCCTTCGGTTTGAAAGGAAACTGGAGTACTCTCGAATTGTTAGGGGAATCAGGGCATATCCTTGcgttctttatttttctactctTACTACTTCCATAAACATCACCATAAACTAGAAAAATTATTACCTTCATCACATAAAACCAGAAAAGTTTTAAattacctaattcaccccctcttagtcGCACTCCGTACTTATAGAGGTGAAAGACGATGTTAGACCGGTTGATGTCGATATAGATATTGGTCATAATTTACAAATGAAAAATTGTTTACTGCTCGTGACCATATGCTTGAATGGGTCCGCATGATGGCCGAGAAATTGGGGTTTGGCATTGTATTAGGATGGTCCGACAATGGTTCTAGCCGAAGGCAAGCATTTGTAACCATGAGATGTGAGAGAAGTGCACGTATGTTCCACCGATTCGAAAAATGAAACGTGATGGCACCGAATCAAAAAAATGTGAGTGCCAGTTTAAAATTCAACAAATATTGTAAGGCGGGTTATACACGAAAATTTAATGTGATTTACATAATCATGCATTGCAATACAAGCTAGTGAGTTATTCCATCGTATGTCGCCTTAAACCGAAGGAGAAGGAAATTGTTTCGGACATGTCTTTAATTAGCGTGACACATAAAAACATACTTGCAAATTTGAAAAGGTAAAGACCTgaaagtgtttcaaatatcaagcaagtatacaatgTACGTTATCAAAACAATATGATGATAAGAAGTCCAAGAtccgaaatgcaacaactttttaAGCTTTTGGATGACAACCACTATATTTATAGGTGCAAAGTTTGTGAGGATAAAGTCATTGTTCGTtacatattttggactcatcccaaAAGTATCAACTTATTCAACATATTTCCCACCGTCCTCAAAATTGATTCAACgtataagaccaacaagtataggctttcGCTTCTGGAAATTTCACATCAAAGAACAGTTGATGAAGATTGCCTATTCAGAAACCACAAATTTGAGACCTCCTTCGGAACCGGTTAAAACCAAAAGTGCCCCTAAAAAGGCCAAACCGACATAAGATGACAACTCAACAAAAGCGGTCTCTGTTATACTTTGAACATGCTAATTCACATTTCCCGGTTTCTCTAActccaaaatctcaaaaaaagTGTGTACAAGGGTGTTCACATTAGCTAACCACCTCATTCGCCGCCGATACCAAAAATAATCTTCATCGAAAAAATTTCGCTTTTTATGCACAAACACATTGAGCGGATTGTTAATGTTAAGGAGGATGGTAATTTTGATTTTTGGGCCGTATCCGGCTTGCTCGATAAAGGAGGGGAGAATCACTTTCTTGTTCGTCAAGCTCTTTTAAAAGAGTTGACGGCACACCAGAAATTCTACATTAAAATATGAGAAAAAAGAACATTTTGATTCAATTCAAGATGCACTTACTCCTTGTGTTAGCGGTCCCGCACCGTTTTCAAAATGGATGTGCCTCCCTGAAATGTGTCATCTTATAGCAAGTGTATATGATAGAGTATGTATCGATCTGACAAGATATGATTTTCAGAGACATATTTTCCACTTCGGAGTGGTCCACCTAAAGATCCTACTGGAAGCATCATGTGCATATAGTGGCTTTCAAAGTCAagacattttgttgaggtgtcctATACCAAGTACACCGTTGGAGTTGACGACACATTCAACAAAAGAGGcagaaacttgactggatcaatTTCTGGAGAGGATGGAAGAGTTTACCAAATTGAACGAGCttgaaagagaatcaaataaGGAGAAGTCGAAGGCAGAACCATTTGTAGATTTATGCGACGATgcatcttttaattcattttagattGTAATTGATACAGTTTTTTTAATGTATTGTCATCAACGATGTAATCTTGGCGCGATTTAATacataagtaatatatatttagTTATTATGGCGTAAATGTCAATCTTTTTTGTTTACTCATTATATGGTTTACAACTTCTATTTATATTTTCTAAGTTTCTGGTTTGGTTTTGGTTCAGAGTTTATTCTAGATAAAccctattttaaattaaaaaaaatatatgaaacttTTCAGATGTGCATACCCGAAGaaacattttttttgtaaaataatagGATTCGTCGggatatgcatctctgaaaagtGCTTGATGACATGATAAGGTTTTTAAGGTCCAAAGTGATCCAAGCCTTATATAAAACGGTGTCTCTCATCCTATTTTTTTCTACAAAACACCCAATATCAGAAAATGAATACATATCTCCACCTTGCATTTGTGTATTTTAATGGTGAGAAGCCGCCACTTTAATTTAGGATTTGCGAGGATATAACTCGTGCCGACCTAATATCCAAAGTTCTAAACTGAATATGCTCCTGCAATATCCAAAAAATCGACACGTTGTCAAACTCAAGTATCGTTCCCCCTCGTTTGACAGCAACAGGAAGATACAGTTCACCAACTTCGAACTGAAGAGGAATGCAGATTTAGAGGTTATGTGGAGTGCTTTTCGGTGATATGAAACAAAGGGTCCGATTGAAGTTGATGGAAAGATTGCCATATCCGTCGAAGATATTATCAACATGTTGCAACGTTCAGAATTACCCATTTATAACGATGTGTaatgttaatttttttcaatcATCAATTATCCATGTAAACTTGTGTGTTTTAATTTAATGTCAAGTTGTTATGATTATCAATTATAAATTTTCCCATATTGtctctatttttgttttttatttgaagaATCAAACATATTTTAGAATATACATTTTTGAAATGTATCAGATAtaaatttggagatgcatctccaaactaaaattaagtaaaataaaaaataagtgcgTTCGAAAACGCGTCTccaaaaataaaaggcaaatttaattaaaatacatagtgtaaagaagttttacatTGTCACTTAATCAAAACCGTTGATAAGTTAAAAATGcttaagttttattttaattttttttaagtaatacaattgaaaggtCATGATAAAATGACGGTGtaaaattttttatacagtatatataaaataattattcaataaaaactTCTAAACCATAAGAAAATCTAAGAAGCTACCAGAAACGTATCACTTTAACCAAACAATACGTATCAATTGGGCAAGTCTTATCTTGTCTTTCCAACTTATCAATCCCTCTTTTATTACAAACTAGTCTAAACAAACCAAAAGCACAAGTATATCCTCTTATTTATAAAGtataaaattactaataattttaATCTATATAAGTATGATGTATTCAAATTGATTAGTACATATTTGttgtcataaaataaaatagcaatAGAGAAAGAAAATGCAGTAGTAATATCAACGGACGAAAAAGCCCTAAGAAAATGGCGAGACCAACCATGAATCTGCAATGCTCCAGCTCAACACGGTAATTAATCTCAACCAAATATAGCCTCCTTCCTTTTATTCTCATTCTCTCCCTCtccactttttttttttagattagcTGGTTCCCATTCTCCCTTCacgttccttcttcttcttcccatGGAGATTGGGTAACTCACCAACattataatactaataataataaataacaataccaatcatcatcatcattgttaAACTCAATTTCACCTTGCATTAATTGCATTGCATTGCATTGGATTATATACatacaaaaaaatttatatatatttttgtatataatccaatccaattcaatccaatccaatccaattCAATTCTTTCGTTTATTAATATCAACAAACAAACTCCGAGTATTCATCCATGGGGAGTTGCGTATCCACACAAGGCGGCAAAGGCGTACGAAAGAGATCAAAAGATCAtcataacaataataacaacaataacaaacaaaacaaaactgcTTATGATCAAGACCAGGACGCTACAACGCCGACCGGGCGTAGGTCTAGCGTGACATCGCGTCCACTAAACGTTGTAACGAATCCAAGTCCGGGTAGCATATTTGATAAATATGAGTTAGGAAAAGAGCTCGGAAGAGGAGAGTTTGGTGTGACCGTGCGTTGCGTGGACCTGCAAACGGGGGAGGCGTTTGCGTGTAAGAAGATAGCGAAGACGAAGCTGAGGACAGAGATTGATATTCAGGATGTGAGGAGGGAGGTTCAGATTATGAAGCATTTGCCTAATCATCCGAATATTGTGGCTTTTAGAGAAGCTTATGAGGATAAAGATGCTGTTTATTTAGTTATGGAATTGTGTGAAGGCGGTGAACTTTTCGATAGGATTGTTGCGAAAGGTCATTATACAGAAAGAGCTGCGGCTAATGTTGCCAAAACCATTCTTGAAGTTTGCAAGGTAATGTGCTAATGTAATGTTGtatttgtttttgaaattttgactCATTTGTTGAGGTTCTATTGTTTTTGTACATTTTGCAGGTGTGTCATGAACATGGTGTTATACATAGGGACTTAAAGCCTGAAAATTTCTTGTTTTCAGATGCAAGTGAGACAGCTTCACTTAAGGCAATTGATTTTGGTCTTTCCACTTTTTATGTAACCGGTAAAGTAGTTTTCTGATTATTAGTATTGTTGGAGTTTGTTTTTTATGGTAAAACTAGAATAAGATACGAGCGTTACGATGTGGTTGTGACAGGCGATAGATTCAATGAAATTGTTGGAAGTCCTTATTACATGGCTCCGGAAGTTTTGAGACGAAACTATGGACAAGAGATCGATATTTGGAGCACGGGCGTtattctttatattttgctttgcGGTGTTCCACCCTTTTGGGCAGGTTGGTCCTTTTATATATTTTGCGCGATTGTGaagaaaaattgaataaaatgttCCGTTTTCATAAAGTTTATGTGTTTGATTTTGAGTACAGAAACTGAAGAGGCCATAGCGCAGGCGATTATCCGGGGTAATGTAGATTTCACAAGAGATCCTTGGCCTAAAGTTTCAGAAGAAGCAAAATACCTTGTTAAGCGTATGCTTGATCCAAATCCGTACACTAGAATCACAGTTCAAGAAGTTCTTGGTATGTATGGTGCTCCTCTATAATTTCATTGACGTGATGACAAATCTGTGCTAATAGTTAACTGTTTTCTTCTGTGTCAAGATCATACCTGGATACAACATAGAGAGCATGGTAGAACTATTTCTCTAGGAGACCATGTGAGAATGAGGATCAAGCAATTCTCATTGATGAATAGATTCAAGAAGAAAGTCCTTAGAGTAAGTTTCATTAAGATCTCTTATTCAAAAAGTAGAGAAAAAGCCGTCTTTAAGAGCGTGCAAGACACACTATCACGCAGAATCCAAAATTTAACCGTGTCTAAATATGGTCTCAAAAAATGTTTGTCACAGTTAAATTGTGGTTAAATATGGCCTTGATTTGTCTGTGACTGTCTCCAA contains:
- the LOC131602043 gene encoding calcium-dependent protein kinase 24 — its product is MGSCVSTQGGKGVRKRSKDHHNNNNNNNKQNKTAYDQDQDATTPTGRRSSVTSRPLNVVTNPSPGSIFDKYELGKELGRGEFGVTVRCVDLQTGEAFACKKIAKTKLRTEIDIQDVRREVQIMKHLPNHPNIVAFREAYEDKDAVYLVMELCEGGELFDRIVAKGHYTERAAANVAKTILEVCKVCHEHGVIHRDLKPENFLFSDASETASLKAIDFGLSTFYVTGDRFNEIVGSPYYMAPEVLRRNYGQEIDIWSTGVILYILLCGVPPFWAETEEAIAQAIIRGNVDFTRDPWPKVSEEAKYLVKRMLDPNPYTRITVQEVLDHTWIQHREHGRTISLGDHVRMRIKQFSLMNRFKKKVLRVVADNLPDEQIDGLRKLFDMMDKDCDGVLTFEELKDGFSMIGQVIPDPDIQTLIDAADSEGNGNLNCEEFITMSVHLRRIGNDEHLTEAFNFFDKNKSGYVEFDELKDALSDDDSIDDQVVRDILNDVDLDKDGRISFEEFKAMMTTGGDWKMASRQYSRAMLNALSFRMFKDKSAGVVTN